Proteins encoded in a region of the Scomber scombrus chromosome 16, fScoSco1.1, whole genome shotgun sequence genome:
- the oxnad1 gene encoding oxidoreductase NAD-binding domain-containing protein 1 isoform X2, whose amino-acid sequence MSVPCILVSAARGFSLQCPAAGLLRSRLLGASSIKRRNMSSRRQMDHLERTASNGRQNALYPAQVCGIIKESETVKRLRIAVHPDFSFKSGQWVDFIIPGVEKVGGFSMCSNPGLLQREGVIELAVKYSKHPPAHWIHTTCTVGSHVAMRVGGDFFFDPSPSDPSVDLLLVAGGVGINPLYSILLHTTDLLHLNQASGGRDYNIGSTHLCYSAKNTQELLFKRSITQACQEFPDKVSCDFHVTQQSTDVDPHLQPFVKDGRISEAELRTRVDPKRTLCYLCGPPPMIEAISKTLMELGLSKDRIIFEKWW is encoded by the exons ATGAGCGTCCCCTGCATCCTGGTATCCGCTGCGCGAGGTTTCAGTCTGCAGTGTCCCGCCGCCGGTCTGCTCCGCTCCCGCCTGCTGGGAGCCAGCTCGATCAAAAG aagaAATATGTCATCCAGAAGACAAATGGACCATCTAGAGAGGACAGCGAGCAACGGCAGACAAAAT GCTCTGTATCCAGCCCAAGTATGTGGCATCATAAAGGAGTCAGAGACAGTAAAACGCTTGAGAATAGCCGTCCATCCAGACTTCAGCTTCAAATCAGGACAGTG gGTGGACTTCATCATTCCTGGTGTGGAAAAGGTGGGAGGTTTCTCCATGTGCTCCAACCCAGGTTTGCTGCAGAGGGAGGGAGTCATTGAACTGGCCGTCAAATACAGCAAACACCCCCCAGCACACTGGATTCACACCACA TGTACAGTGGGCTCCCACGTGGCCATGCGTGTCGGCGGGGACTTCTTCTTCGACCCGTCGCCCTCTGATCCCTCTGTGGATTTGCTGCTGGTGGCCGGCGGTGTAGGGATCAACCCCCTGTACTCTATTTTGTTGCACACGACAGATCTGCTGCATCTCAACCAAGCCTCAGGCGGGCGAGACTATAACATAGGCTCCACCCATCTTTGTTACAGCGCTAAGAACACGCAGGAGCTCCTCTTCAAG AGGTCCATCACACAGGCATGCCAGGAGTTTCCTGACAAGGTCTCCTGTGATTTCCATGTCACGCAACAAAGCACAGATGTCGACCCGCACCTCCAACCATTTGTCAAGG ATGGAAGAATCTCAGAAGCAGAGTTGAGGACTCGTGTGGACCCAAAGAGGACTTTGTGTTACCTGTGCGGGCCCCCGCCCATGATTGAAGCCATTTCAAAAACCCTCATGGAGCTTGGCCTCTCAAAAGACAGAATCATCTTTGAGAAGTGGTGGTAG
- the rftn1a gene encoding raftlin — MGCRLPKLRKAEERQSPGNIYSTLRRPQVETKVGVAYTYHFLDFLLGKEEVPVSSVLCLSSVRELPVQVRELYAQGFVLVAVHPFVHPCGPRHAHIQRQLHRAVLVRETSSSEKSQLRWSRHRLETDVCVAGHQVADPEVIQSYVKRIQDVAEQGVMFVGFLQQPGGAPCFLGSWDPEDLSSLHSSPSPIHRHPFSANTSPTDPAEPQHSDAEADHHFFEPQELDHESVEHTQERRPSLPREPDFIPLKPIQLSEINPEESNEQIQISHISLRESLESTNQPQDHRKFSEDAVQWCSNQNPVETLGNRLRPSTPDTVGTIRRHQRDPPELKESTEKHFKLPNRGERRDSGSDGWLSSPELDHNREKMLNSTCADGQGRVTTHNNNNHMRLKNSEKDKNATSPPTQARMQLFALYNNTGELNTSVRFYSLRVPLRVQKEAGLLTDVDAHWLDHMTQHFTSGAQLIDGFFQLGDDNDNGVSSVDSVFILQSSAEETTNASYDAIVVEQWTVVDGVVVKTDYIPLLQSLAPYGWRLMCVLPTPIVKTNSDGSLSTKQILFLQRPVLQRKRKDFKMLNLRGRSKAKKNSTGESPEEIENRSPLMETEMDMLRRNTKEEEAIGRKSWDSGRSEGASPQEGGKESGGDAQYQKGLLLLPGSRASVEDQEEETDIDKILTPKQEKSVRWTDVCRRDDGGVKEEVKTEERIKQQLFSGVC; from the exons ATGGGGTGTAGGCTCCCCAAATTGAGGAAGGCAGAAGAGAGGCAAAGCCCAGGCAATATCTACTCCACCCTCCGACGGCCTCAGGTGGAGACTAAAGTGGGCGTGGCGTACACTTACCACTTTCTGGATTTTCTGTTGGGGAAAGAAG AGGTGCCAGTGTCATCGGTGCTTTGTCTCTCCTCAGTCAGAGAGCTACCGGTTCAGGTGAGGGAACTCTACGCGCAGGGTTTCGTCCTGGTTGCCGTCCATCCGTTCGTCCATCCCTGCGGCCCTCGCCACGCGCACATCCAGCGGCAGCTCCACAGGGCCGTGCTGGTCCGAGAGACGTCAAG TTCAGAGAAAAGCCAACTGAGATGGTCGAGACATCGTCTGGAGACAGATGTGTGCGTGGCGGGTCATCAAGTGGCTGACCCAGAGGTGATTCAGAGCTATGTCAAAAGG ATCCAGGATGTAGCAGAGCAAGGGGTGATGTTTGTGGGCTTTCTCCAGCAGCCAGGAGGAGCACCCTGCTTCTTGGGGAGCTGGGACCCCGAGGATTTGTCCTCCCTTCATTCTAGCCCTTCCCCCATACATCGACACCCCTTCAGCGCCAACACCAGCCCTACAGATCCCGCAGAACCACAGCATAGTGATGCAGAAGCTGACCATCATTTCTTTGAACCTCAAGAGTTAGATCATGAAAGTGTAGAACATACACAGGAACGCAGGCCATCGCTGCCCAGAGAACCAGACTTCATCCCTCTGAAACCCATCCAGTTATCAGAGATCAACCCAGAAGAATCTAATGAACAAATTCAAATCTCACACATCAGCCTCAGAGAGTCACTTGAATCAACAAACCAACCTCAAGATCACAGAAAATTCAGTGAGGATGCAGTTCAGTGGTGTTCAAATCAAAACCCAGTAGAGACCCTGGGGAACCGGCTGCGTCCCAGTACTCCAGACACTGTGGGGACAATCAGGCGGCATCAGCGTGATCCGCCAGAACTCAAGGAATCCACAGAGAAGCATTTTAAACTTCCAAATCGGGGAGAAAGACGAGATTCAGGCTCAGACGGATGGCTCAGCTCTCCAGAACTGGATCATAACCGTGAAAAAATGCTCAACTCTACTTGTGCAGACGGGCAAGGCAGAGTGAcgacacacaacaacaacaatcataTGCGGCTCAAGAATTCAGAGAAAGATAAGaatgcaacttcaccaccaaCACAAGCTA GGATGCAGCTCTTTGCCCTGTACAACAACACAGGAGAGCTGAACACCTCTGTGAGGTTTTACTCACTCAGGGTGCCACTGCGAGTACAAAAGGAGGCAGGGCTCCTCACAGACGTTGATGCACATTGGCTTGACCACATGACTCAGCATTTCACCAGCGGCGCTCAACTCATCGATGGCTTTTTCCAGCTTGGAGATGATAATG ATAACGGGGTTTCATCTGTGGATAGCGTGTTCATCCTGCAGAGCTCGGCAGAGGAGACCACAAACGCCTCCTACGATGCTATTGTGGTTGAGCAGTGGACCGTTGTCGAT GGTGTGGTGGTGAAGACAGACTACATCCCACTGCTCCAGTCTCTTGCTCCATATGGATGGAGgctgatgtgtgtgttaccCACACCAATTGTCAAGACCAACAG tGACGGGAGTTTGTCGACCAAGCAAATCCTTTTCCTTCAGAGGCCCGTTTTGCAGCGCAAGAGAAAAGACTTCAAG ATGCTGAACCTCAGGGGTCGCAGCAAGGCAAAGAAAAACTCTACTGGAGAATCGCCTGAAGAGATAGAGAACAGATCCCCCTTGATGGAGACAGAGATGGACATgttgagaagaaacacaaaagaggaagaggcaATTGGGAGGAAGAGCTGGGACAGCGGAAGGAGCGAAGGAGCGAGCCCTCAGGAAGGTGGTAAGGAGAGCGGAGGGGATGCACAATATCAAAAGGGCCTCTTGCTCCTACCGGGCAGCAGAGCTTCTGTTGAAGACCAGGAAGAGGAAACCGACATCGACAAGATCCTAACGCCCAAGCAGGAAAAGTCAGTAAGATGGACAGATGTGTGTCGGAGAGATGACGGAGGGGTCAAGGAGGAAGTGAAGACAGAAGAGCGGatcaaacagcagctgttttctggCGTCTGTTGA
- the oxnad1 gene encoding oxidoreductase NAD-binding domain-containing protein 1 isoform X1: MLSTQVAMSVPCILVSAARGFSLQCPAAGLLRSRLLGASSIKRRNMSSRRQMDHLERTASNGRQNALYPAQVCGIIKESETVKRLRIAVHPDFSFKSGQWVDFIIPGVEKVGGFSMCSNPGLLQREGVIELAVKYSKHPPAHWIHTTCTVGSHVAMRVGGDFFFDPSPSDPSVDLLLVAGGVGINPLYSILLHTTDLLHLNQASGGRDYNIGSTHLCYSAKNTQELLFKRSITQACQEFPDKVSCDFHVTQQSTDVDPHLQPFVKDGRISEAELRTRVDPKRTLCYLCGPPPMIEAISKTLMELGLSKDRIIFEKWW; the protein is encoded by the exons ATGCTGTCCACACAGGTCGCAATGAGCGTCCCCTGCATCCTGGTATCCGCTGCGCGAGGTTTCAGTCTGCAGTGTCCCGCCGCCGGTCTGCTCCGCTCCCGCCTGCTGGGAGCCAGCTCGATCAAAAG aagaAATATGTCATCCAGAAGACAAATGGACCATCTAGAGAGGACAGCGAGCAACGGCAGACAAAAT GCTCTGTATCCAGCCCAAGTATGTGGCATCATAAAGGAGTCAGAGACAGTAAAACGCTTGAGAATAGCCGTCCATCCAGACTTCAGCTTCAAATCAGGACAGTG gGTGGACTTCATCATTCCTGGTGTGGAAAAGGTGGGAGGTTTCTCCATGTGCTCCAACCCAGGTTTGCTGCAGAGGGAGGGAGTCATTGAACTGGCCGTCAAATACAGCAAACACCCCCCAGCACACTGGATTCACACCACA TGTACAGTGGGCTCCCACGTGGCCATGCGTGTCGGCGGGGACTTCTTCTTCGACCCGTCGCCCTCTGATCCCTCTGTGGATTTGCTGCTGGTGGCCGGCGGTGTAGGGATCAACCCCCTGTACTCTATTTTGTTGCACACGACAGATCTGCTGCATCTCAACCAAGCCTCAGGCGGGCGAGACTATAACATAGGCTCCACCCATCTTTGTTACAGCGCTAAGAACACGCAGGAGCTCCTCTTCAAG AGGTCCATCACACAGGCATGCCAGGAGTTTCCTGACAAGGTCTCCTGTGATTTCCATGTCACGCAACAAAGCACAGATGTCGACCCGCACCTCCAACCATTTGTCAAGG ATGGAAGAATCTCAGAAGCAGAGTTGAGGACTCGTGTGGACCCAAAGAGGACTTTGTGTTACCTGTGCGGGCCCCCGCCCATGATTGAAGCCATTTCAAAAACCCTCATGGAGCTTGGCCTCTCAAAAGACAGAATCATCTTTGAGAAGTGGTGGTAG